CCGTGCTCAAGCGGATCGTGCGGGCGAGGTGGCGACGACGCCTGGGGCCGGTGCAGATCGCCGGCGAGCTTGGCCTTCCCGCCTCGACCGTCCACGCCGTCCTGGTGTGCTGCCGCATCAACCGGCTCTGCACCATTGATCGGGTCACGGGCGAGCCGATCCGTCGCTACGAGCACGACCACCCTGGATCGCTGATCCATGTCGACGTGACGAAGTTCGGCAACATCCCCAACGGCGGCGGCTGACGATTCGTCGGCCGCGTCCAGGGCGAACGCAACCGGGAAGCGACCGCCACCCGCACGAAGAGCAGGAACCACCGCTACGAGCCACGGTTGGGCACCGCGTTCGTCTACACGATCATCGACGACCACTCCCGCGTCGCCTACGCCGAGATCTGCTCCGACGAGAAGGCGGACACCGCGATCGGTGTCCTGCGGCGTGCTGTCGCCTGGTTCGCCGACCGGGATGTCAGCGTCGAACTCGTCCTCTCGGACAACGGCTCCGCCTACAAGTCCTACGCCTGGCGAGACGCCTGCTAAGTCCGCTGCGCCGGGCAACTCGCCGGACAAGTCGAGGCCATCGTCTACCACGACGGCCTCGTCATCGTCCTCGGTGAGCTGAGCGCGCAACGCCCGAAGCGGCACGACCAGGCCCACCCGATCATCCTCAACATCAACGCCGAGACAGTCGGCCACGACCTCGCCCATACCGACAAGATGCCGATCCTGTGATCGGTTTCATCCAACGCTGCATAGTACTTTTGATCGTATCGAGCTAGGGAGCTATATGGAGAAGCCTGAGCCGGGCCGTAAATGGACTGTACGACTCCTGAATATCACGCATTGGAGAAGTCTTTGTCGCGATTGCAGACAGCATTCTCGGCAACTTTCGACGCTGACGTGAGAGGGGGTGCATGCCGACGCACGCACCCCCTCACCACTCATTCAACGCCCTGAGCTCTTTCCAGAGCATCCCGACCAGCCCACCGGTTGCCGAGGATGAGAAAAACAATCCCCTCTACGACAACTAAGAGCGGCCAAACCCACCACGGTGCCACAGCACCGGAAATAACGGCGAGCGCGACCAGGACGGCCATAGAGCCGAAGGACACGAACCGCCGAGTTGGGGTGGCGTTGATTGCTCGCCGAACGTCGGAGCGGAAGGCGTCACGGATAGTCACTTGCAGTAGCCTCCCGAGTATCCGACGGTTCCGATAACACCGGGACCAATGAGGAGCTGTGCGCAGCGCTTCTCGTTGTAGTAAATGCGCTGCGTGTTGACGATGATCGAGGCGGCGTTGAGGTCACAGAGCGCGCCACCCGCGTATCCCGTCAGTCGCGTCACCCAACCGCAGACTGTTGCCATGCCACTAAGGGTTGTGGCGGTCTTCGTCTCGTTGCGAGTGAGCTGCACCGACGGCAGGACTCAATACCACGCGAACTGAGGATCTGCAACGACAGGGAACGCGGCGGCCCTCGTAAAGTCGATAACCTGCGTGAGGGTCGTCCCGCTCAGTTCGTAGTGTGTCGGGACCGGAGCGCCGTTCGCGTCCTTTGCCCAGGGGGCGGCGATGTACGCAACTGGGTCGCTGTCGGCGTTCACGATGAAGTAGCCTTCGCCCGCCTGTACGATCTGACCGTTATCGGGGATCGTAAGGTCGTAGCTGTGGCGCTTCGGCGCGTCCGCTGTCGAGATCACTGTGTTGATCTGAAGCGAGCCATCCTTGGTGACCACCGGGACTGAAGTTGAGCCGTTGTTGTTGTCGTAGGACACGACACCCTTCTTCTCAACGATTGCGTTCTCGGCGTCCGAAGCGAACGGCAGTGCGACGGAAAGGCCTCCCGCTGTCGTGTCAAGGGTGATCCCCTCAGCAGGATCGACGGGAACCGAGATGTCTGCGCCTGAAACGGATGCGTCGATTGCGTTCTCGCCGGACGCTCTTGTCGTGACGGGTGCGGCATTGTTGGCCGTGTTCGGAGTCGCGCTCGTGACGGCACCGAGGACATCATCCGACGCAGTGTCCGCCAGTGCAGGAGACGCGCCCAGCAGTCCGAAGGCCAGGATCGCAGAGGTGGCGATCGCCGTTCCCCCCAGGTATTTCTTTACGTGCATTGTGTTGCAACTTCCTTGTTGAGACCAACGGAGCCGACAAGTGTTCGCTACCCGCAATGCGGAGCGATCGGGTCAGCTAGCCCCAGATTTCCAACATAGCAGCAGCCCTCCGACATGACGGAAAGCGCGACCAAACCGCGAAGGACGCGGGTTTGCCAAAAGGGTCCCCTTCAGGCATCCAGGATTCGTTGCCGCCGAATGCACTCGGGTCCTCTCGGAAGACCGAGTCGGCGACGTGCAGGCTCGCCTCAGCGCCGCCGGGCGAAGGTGTTACTTGAGCGGGCTCAGGCGCGGGTTCGAGGTCGGGGGCATGTTCCAGCCGTGCCGCTCGTGGATCTCCTTGATAAGCGCGAGATCGTTCTCACGTAGCCTGGAGAGTGCCTCCCTGTCATAGCCCTTGGTACGAAACAATCGAAGGTTCTGGCTGAGAGCCTGCGCCCAAGTGATGTACAGGTCGAGAACCTCGAGACGCTCCGCTACGCTATCGCCGGGCCGCGCGGCTTCCATCACCTCCCGCGCGAGGGTCGCGCCGAGCGCTCGTTCAGCCTCCAAGCCCTTCCAGTCCTCGTGTTCGTCGGTGAGGGCGATCATGGCGATGCGCAGGTCGGCGAGACGCTCGCCAACTGGCTCAGTGGTCGGGTCGAGTCCCACGAGCCGCTGGACTGCCTCCTGCGCGGCGGATCAGAGCGCGGTAGTGACAGCCTTCCGCGACTCCTTCAGCGCGTCGTTGGAGCGCCTGTTAGCCAGAATCGTTCCGATAGCAGCGATCACAACAGCCAGACCAGAAATGATGAGCGCAGCGATGTCCACAGCTCGATCCTGTCAGGTGGAAGCGGCTCTGCGACGGAGGTTCAGATACCTAACTGTGACGGAACTCCACCACATCCCCGTCCTGCATCACGTAATCCTTGCCTTCTATCCGCGCTTTCCCGTGCGCTCTCGCCTCGGCGACGCTCCCGGTGGCGACCAGATCGCCGAAGGAGATGACTTCGGCTTTGATGAAGCCTTTCTCGAAGTCGGTGTGGATGACGCCGGCGGCCTGCGGAGCCTTCCAGCCTTTGCGGATGGTCCACGCCCGCGACTCCTTGGGACCGGCCGTGAGGTAGGTCTGGAGGCCGAGCGTGTCGAAGCCGATGCGGGCGAGCTGGTCGAGGCCGCTCTCGGACTGGCCGGTCGAAGCGAGGAGTTCGGCGGCGTCCTCGGCGTCCAGGTCGATCAGCTCGGACTCGAGCTTGGCGTCGAGGAAGACGGCCTGGGCGGGCGCCACCAGAGCGGCGAGGGAGGCGCGGCGGGCTTCGTCGGTCAGCACCGCCTCATCCACATTGAACACGTAGATGAAGGGCTTCGCGGTGAGCAGGCCCAGCTCACGCAGCGGTTCGAGGTCCAGGGAAGAGGCCGAGAGCGGCGTGCCCTCGTTGAGGCAGGCGAGGGCGGCCCGGGCCGTTTCGAGCACGGTGGGCTCCAGCTTGCGGCCCTTGACCTCCTTCTCGTAGCGGGTCTCGGCCTTCTCGAGCGTCTGGAGGTCGGCGAGGATGAGCTCGGTGTTGATGGTCTCCATGTCGTTGGCGGCGTCGACCTTGCCCGCGACATGTACGACATCCGGGTCGGAGAATCCGCGCACGACCTGGGCGATGGCGTCCGCCTCGCGGATGTTCGCGAGGAACTTGTTGCCGAGGCCCTCGCCCTCGCTCGCTCCTTTGACGATGCCGGCGATGTCGACGAACGACACCGGCGCCGGCAGGATGCGCTCGCTGCCGAAGATTTCGGCCAGCTTGCCGAGGCGCGGGTCGGGGAGGTTCACCACGCCGACGTTGGGCTCGATCGTCGCGAACGGGTAGTTCGCGGCGAGCGCGTCGTTCTTGGTCAGCGCGTTGAAGAGGGTGGACTTGCCGACATTGGGCAGCCCGGCGATACCGATAGTGAGAGCCACAGTCCACCACTCTACCGGCCGGGTCCACGCCATCTTTTCCTCGCTTGTTCAGACGGCACGCCGGGGCAAGGCCAGAAAACGAGAAAACGATGGCCGGTCAAAACTAGACCGCTGTCACGGGCTGGCGCAGGATGGTGCGCAGCTTCTCCGGCGCGGCGCGGCGCGCGTCGCTCAGGTAGACCTCGTGGTGTTTCCCCGTCATCCGCAAACCGTGCCCGGGAATGTATACATTATGGAGTTCGTCGAGCACGGGAGCCTCGGCGTCGTAGGGGCCGACGTGCAACGTCTGCACGCACAGCCCCTCGTCCAGCGGTTCCAGCCGAAGCGAGGCGATGGCAGCCGGAGCGCTCTGCCGCCACAGCGTCCCGAGCCGCCTCGACGTGGTCGCCGGTGAGCCACTCCGGGACGAGATTCAGCACCGTCCACTGCCAGCGGGACTTGTCTCTCCCGCTCGTGAAGGCGGCCATGTCCTCCGCCCACCACAGCGCCTCCAGTGGCATCACACCGTAGTCGCGGCCGAGTTCGCGCTTGCTGAAGAACTTCAGCCGGTAGGCGACGAGGTAGAGCGCCTCGAGCGATTCCCGGTAGGCGTCCGACGTGTTCGGGCCGCCGCGCCCGTCGATCATGAGATACCGCAGCGGCGGCATGGTCACCACCTCGAACCGGCCGCGCGGCGCACGGTAGCCCGGGATGCCGTTCTTAATGTCTGTCTTCTCCATCGGCCCTTCCCCCTCACAATCTACGGCGCACCGGACGCCTCGCGCGCGGACGTCGGCAGGGCGTGCAACGATGACGGCGTGACCCTGGATTTCACCGCGATCGACTTCGAGACAGCGAATTCCTCGGCAGCGTCGGCCTGTTCGGTCGGGTTGGTCAAGGTCAGGGATGGGCGGGTCGTCGACCGATCGGGGTGGCTCATCCAGCCGCCGGCCGGGCACGACGAGTTCCACGAGTGGAACGTCCGCATCCACGGCGTCCACCCCGCGGATATCGCTGGGGCGCCGGGATGGGCCGACCAGCTGGCCGATCTGGTGGAGTTCTGCGAAGACGACGCTCTCGTCGCCCACAACGCGGGCTTCGACATGGGCGTCATCCGCGCCGCGTGCGCGGCAACCCGCATCGCCTGCCCGGATTACCGCTATCTGTGCAGCCTTCAGGTGGCCCGCCGCACGTGCCTGGAGTCCTACCGGCTGCCGGCCGCCGCGCTGGCTGCGGGCTTCGAGGACTTCCACCACCACGACGCGCTCGCCGACGCCGAGGCGTGTGCCGCAATCGCGATCCACGCGGCCCGGCGGCACGGAGCCGCGACAGTGTCCGACCTGGCCGCGCTGACGGGTACGCGTCTGTACCGCATCGGTGCGCCGGCCGCGTCGTAGACACCGCGCTTCTTCATCTCCTACTCCAAATGCAAACCTTGCGGCTTTGTGGTCTTTCTCCTAATGTCGGGACATAGTTACAATGCAAAGGAACATGATGTCCTGGCACCCCTCCGGCTCGCTGGCCGTTCTCACTGCCGATGAGATCCCCAGCCTACAGCGGCGGCGGCTCCTGCGCCGCATCACCGTCCTCTCGACGTTCGGCGGACTGCTCTTCGGTTACGACACCGGCGTAATCAGCGGCGCGCTTCCGTTCATGCGGTTCGAGGGAGTGGCGCTCTCGCCGTTCGAGGAGGGCGTCGTTGTCTCTTCCCTCCTCTTCGGCGCCGCCGCAGGCTCGCTCGTGGGCGGGCGGATCGCCGACCGCAGCGGACGACGCCGCCTGCTCATCGGCCTCGCGATCGTGTTCTTCGCCGCGGCGCTCGGCTGCACGTTCGCGCCATCCATCGCGGTCATGGTCGCGGCACGGGTGCTGCTCGGGATCGCCGTCGGCGCGGCATCGGTCGCCGTCCCGCTGTTCCTCACGGAGGTCTCGCCGGCGCAGCGGCGCGGGCAGATCGTCACGCACAACGAATTGATGATCGTCTCCGGGCAGCTCGCGGCGTTCACAGTGAACGCGGCGATCGCGGCGGCGGTCCCGGAGCACGCCGAGGTGTGGCGGTGGATGCTGGTCGTCGCCTCCCTCCCCGCCGTGGTCCTCTTCTTCGGGATGCTCGTCGTGCCCGAGAGCCCGCGCTGGCTGATCCTTCAGGGACGCTTCGCCGAGGGGCGCGCCGAGCACCAGGCCGAGCGGGAGGCCGCCGAGATCCGGGATGCGATCGAGCACGCCCCCAGCGCCTCTTTCGCCGATCTCGTGCGCGCGCTCGGCACGCCGTGGATACGCCGCGTCTTCCTCGTGGGCGTCGGGATCGCGATGGTGCAGCAATTGACGGGCGTGAACTCGATCATGTACTACGGCGTCCAGATCCTGCAGCGAGCGGGCTTCGACGCGCAGGCGGCGCTCGTCGGGCAGATCGCGAACGGCGTCATCTCGGTGCTCGCCACCTTCGGCGGGATCTGGCTGCTCGGACGGGTGGGCCGCCGCCCGCTTCTGATCACCGGCCTCATCGGCACGACGAGCGCGCTGCTGCTCGTCGGCACGAGTTCCGCCGTGCTCGCGGGCACACCCGCGCTGCCGTTCGCGACCCTCACGCTCACGGTGCTGTTCCTCACGTTCCAGCAGGGCGCGGTGTCGCCGGTGACCTGGCTGATGCTCGCCGAGATCTTCCCGGCGCGCATCCGCGGCGTCGCGTTCGGCGCAGCGGCACTCGTCCTCTGGCTGACGAATTTCCTCGTCGGGTTTCTGTTCCCCCAGCTGGTGTCCGGGATGGGGATCTCGCCGACGTTCTTCGTCTTCGCGGCCGTGGGCTGCGGCGCACTCCTGTTCGTCGTGCGCGCGCTGCCGGAGACGCGCGGGCGGAGCCTGGAGACCCTGGAACGGGAGCTGGAGGCACATTACACGCGGTGAGCGCGGCGCGCGTACCCCGGCTGTCGGCGACTCCTGCAAGACTGCACGCATGGACATCCTCGCCCTCTTCGTCGGCATTCTGCTCGGTCTGATCGTCGGGGCCGTCGCCGCGGGTTCCGCGGGTTCCGCGGTCGCCCGGCTGCTGCGCGGCCGGTCCTCTGCGGAGCCCGTGGAGGCCGCGCCCGCGGTCGACCCCGCGGTGCTCGCCGCCCAGCACGCGACCGAGCTGGTGCAGGTGCGGGCCGCCGAGGCGGCGGTGCAGGCGGAGATCCGCACCGACCTCGCCGCCGCGCAGGGCCGCATCGACGCGCTCGAGCGGCAGGTGCTTGCCGCCCAGCACCAGCTGCGCGAGACGATCGAGCGGCACCGCGCCGAGGCCGCTGCGCAGGGCGAGCGGGAGCGCGCCGAGAGCAAAGTCCTCCAGGCGCTCGCACCGGTGCGGGAGTCGCTGACCGAGATGCACCGCGCCGTGGCGGAGCTGGAGGGGCAGCGCACCCGGCAGCATGGCGAGCTCACCCAGCAGTTGCGCTCCGCCGTGGAATCCGAAGAGCGGCTCCGCAGCACGGCCGAGGCGCTCGCCTCCGCGCTGCGCTCGAACAGCACACGCGGGGTGTGGGGCGAGACCCAGCTGCGCAGCGTGGTCGAGGCCGCGGGTCTGCTCGAGCGAGTCGACTTCGACGTGCAGGCGAACATCCACTCCGAGGCCGGCGCCGGCCGTCCGGATATGATCATCCGCCTGCCCGGCGGCAAGAATATGGCCCTGGACGCCAAAGTCCCGTTCACCGCCTACCTCGAGGCGAGCCAGATCCCGGCCACGGCCACCGGCGCAGAAGGCGCCCAGCGAGACGTCCTGCTCAAGCAGCATGTCAAAGCGGTCCGCGACCACATAACGGCCCTCGGCAGCAAGGCGTACTGGACGGGACTGGAATCGTCCCCCGAGCTCGTGATCGCGTTCATCCCGAGCGAATCCCTGGTCTCCTCCGCGCTCGAGGCCGATCCCTCGATCCTGGAGTTCGCCTTCGCCAAGCGCGTCGCCCTCGCCTCCCCGGTGACGCTCTGGTCGGTGCTCAAGACCGTCGCGTTCAGCTGGCAGCAGGATGTGCTCACCCAGGAGGCCAAACAGCTCTTCGACCTCAGCCGCACGCTCTACAGCCGCCTGTCCACCACCGCGGGGCACATCGAGAAGCTCGGTCGCTCCCTGGAGCGCACCGTCAAGGACTACAACGGCTTCGTGGGCTCGTTCGAGCGCCAGGTCCTCCCCGCCGCCCGCAAACTCGGCGCTCTGGACGAGTCCCGGGTGATCGGGGCCCTCGACGGCATTGAGGAGGCTCCCCGCGAGCTCACGGCATTCGAGCTCGTGAGCGAGCTCGAACCCCGGGACATGCACGGCATCGACAAACTGGCCCGCGACGAGCAGGCCCGAGCGGAGCAGTCACGCACCGCGGACTCCACCGCCGAACACAGCGCGTAGCGTCCCCGTCGAGGAGCCGCCGAACTGCCGGAAGGCGGCTGAGGCCAGAACGCGGCATCCGCGCGATGTCCGGGGAGACGCCCGCCGATGCCCCCGGCCTCTTCCCGCCCGGACCAGACCGTCGCCGGC
Above is a genomic segment from Leifsonia xyli subsp. xyli str. CTCB07 containing:
- the ychF gene encoding redox-regulated ATPase YchF, whose amino-acid sequence is MALTIGIAGLPNVGKSTLFNALTKNDALAANYPFATIEPNVGVVNLPDPRLGKLAEIFGSERILPAPVSFVDIAGIVKGASEGEGLGNKFLANIREADAIAQVVRGFSDPDVVHVAGKVDAANDMETINTELILADLQTLEKAETRYEKEVKGRKLEPTVLETARAALACLNEGTPLSASSLDLEPLRELGLLTAKPFIYVFNVDEAVLTDEARRASLAALVAPAQAVFLDAKLESELIDLDAEDAAELLASTGQSESGLDQLARIGFDTLGLQTYLTAGPKESRAWTIRKGWKAPQAAGVIHTDFEKGFIKAEVISFGDLVATGSVAEARAHGKARIEGKDYVMQDGDVVEFRHS
- a CDS encoding exonuclease domain-containing protein codes for the protein MTLDFTAIDFETANSSAASACSVGLVKVRDGRVVDRSGWLIQPPAGHDEFHEWNVRIHGVHPADIAGAPGWADQLADLVEFCEDDALVAHNAGFDMGVIRAACAATRIACPDYRYLCSLQVARRTCLESYRLPAAALAAGFEDFHHHDALADAEACAAIAIHAARRHGAATVSDLAALTGTRLYRIGAPAAS
- a CDS encoding sugar porter family MFS transporter, with the translated sequence MMSWHPSGSLAVLTADEIPSLQRRRLLRRITVLSTFGGLLFGYDTGVISGALPFMRFEGVALSPFEEGVVVSSLLFGAAAGSLVGGRIADRSGRRRLLIGLAIVFFAAALGCTFAPSIAVMVAARVLLGIAVGAASVAVPLFLTEVSPAQRRGQIVTHNELMIVSGQLAAFTVNAAIAAAVPEHAEVWRWMLVVASLPAVVLFFGMLVVPESPRWLILQGRFAEGRAEHQAEREAAEIRDAIEHAPSASFADLVRALGTPWIRRVFLVGVGIAMVQQLTGVNSIMYYGVQILQRAGFDAQAALVGQIANGVISVLATFGGIWLLGRVGRRPLLITGLIGTTSALLLVGTSSAVLAGTPALPFATLTLTVLFLTFQQGAVSPVTWLMLAEIFPARIRGVAFGAAALVLWLTNFLVGFLFPQLVSGMGISPTFFVFAAVGCGALLFVVRALPETRGRSLETLERELEAHYTR
- the rmuC gene encoding DNA recombination protein RmuC, which produces MDILALFVGILLGLIVGAVAAGSAGSAVARLLRGRSSAEPVEAAPAVDPAVLAAQHATELVQVRAAEAAVQAEIRTDLAAAQGRIDALERQVLAAQHQLRETIERHRAEAAAQGERERAESKVLQALAPVRESLTEMHRAVAELEGQRTRQHGELTQQLRSAVESEERLRSTAEALASALRSNSTRGVWGETQLRSVVEAAGLLERVDFDVQANIHSEAGAGRPDMIIRLPGGKNMALDAKVPFTAYLEASQIPATATGAEGAQRDVLLKQHVKAVRDHITALGSKAYWTGLESSPELVIAFIPSESLVSSALEADPSILEFAFAKRVALASPVTLWSVLKTVAFSWQQDVLTQEAKQLFDLSRTLYSRLSTTAGHIEKLGRSLERTVKDYNGFVGSFERQVLPAARKLGALDESRVIGALDGIEEAPRELTAFELVSELEPRDMHGIDKLARDEQARAEQSRTADSTAEHSA